The following proteins come from a genomic window of Sorghum bicolor cultivar BTx623 chromosome 3, Sorghum_bicolor_NCBIv3, whole genome shotgun sequence:
- the LOC8078593 gene encoding NADP-specific glutamate dehydrogenase isoform X1 — protein sequence MNSMDEINLLRQAQRQHQHHLMVRGIGEEIDLEIGPGDDPSFSGASLVAVTSTHDAVVHADDHKSLLIPCSQTGAADGLAPQQQHLAQGEEEHDGMLRQPSGHTKKKKKVVKKWREEWADTYKWAYVAVHDNTTRIFCSVCKEYGRKHRRNPYGNEGSRNMQMSALEEHNNSLLHKEALRLQMASKEKLQPPEIERPVYVKALSKTAASILECVLRRDPHEAEYIQSIQEVVHSLEPVLVKNTQYIQILERLLEPERCFIFRVPWIDDRGEAHVNRGFRVQFSQALGPCRGGLRFHPSMSLSVAKFLAFEHTLKNALSLYKLGGAAGGSDFDPKGKSDNEIMRFCQSFMDELYRYLGPDQDFPAEDIGVGPREMGYLFGQYRRLSGHFQGNFTGPKIFWSGSSFRTEATGYGLVFFARILLAEMNKELKGLRCVISGSGKIAMHVLEKLLPCGAIPVTVSDSKGYLLDEDGFDYMKYSLLRDIKAQQKSLKEYLKSYPHAKYIDDAKPWSEQCDVAFPCASHNEIDQGEAVAIINSGCRVLVECSNMPCTVQAVDILRKAKVIVAPAKATAAGGVMHGLTALTNPFTCPGVALGELELNPEFNLMQLSVEDFENKIQDAIKQTYERSIKAAQDYGIMKESPESLVHGANICAFLNIAQAMADQGCV from the exons ATGAACTCGATGGACGAAATCAACCTGCTTCGGCAGGCGCAGCGGCAGCATCAGCACCACCTCATGGTGCGCGGCATCGGCGAGGAGATCGACCTCGAGATCGGCCCCGGCGACGACCCCTCGTTCTCCGGGGCTTCCTTAGTTGCCGTCACGTCCACGCACGACGCCGTCGTCCACGCCGACGACCACAAGAGCCTCCTCATCCCGTGTTCTCAGACCGGCGCGGCGGACGGGCTggcgccgcagcagcagcacctgGCGCAGGGGGAGGAAGAGCATGACGGGATGCTCAGGCAGCCGTCGGGGCacaccaagaagaagaagaaggtggTGAAGAAATGGCGGGAGGAGTGGGCGGACACCTACAAGTGGGCCTACGTCGCCGTGCACGACAACACCACCAGGATCTTCTGCTCGGTGTGCAAGGAGTACGGCCGGAAGCACCGCCGGAATCCATATGGCAACGAGGGAAGCAGGAATATGCAGATGAGTGCGCTTGAGGAGCACAACAATAGCTTGTTGCATAAGGAGGCGCTCCGGTTGCAGATGGCCTCCAAGGAGAAGTTGCAGCCTCCTGAGATCGAGAGGCCGGTCTATGTCAAAG CTTTATCGAAAACAGCGGCGTCAATACTTGAATGTGTTCTAAGGAGGGATCCCCATGAAGCTGAATATATACAGTCCATCCAGGAGGTGGTTCATTCCTTAGAACCTGTTTTGGTGAAGAATACCCA ATATATTCAAATTTTGGAGCGTTTGTTGGAACCTGAGAGATGCTTTATTTTCAGAGTGCCATGGATTGATGACAGAGGTGAAGCACATGTCAATAGAGGTTTCCGTGTGCAATTCAGTCAGGCGTTAGGTCCATGCAGGGGCGGTCTTCGATTTCACCCATCCATGAGCTTAAGTGTGGCAAAGTTTCTGGCCTTTGAACAT ACTTTGAAGAATGCTTTGTCACTATATAAACTTGGAGGTGCTGCTGGAGGAAGCGATTTTGATCCAAAGGGTAAAAGTGATAATGAG ATAATGCGCTTTTGCCAAAGTTTCATGGATGAGCTGTATAGATATTTGGGCCCTGACCAG GATTTTCCCGCTGAAGATATTGGTGTTGGTCCAAGGGAAATGGGTTACCTTTTTGGGCAGTATAGACGTCTTTCTGGTCATTTTCAG GGAAATTTTACAGGACCTAAAATTTTCTGGTCAGGGTCAAGTTTTCGAACAGAAGCTACTGGATACGGGCTG GTGTTTTTTGCGCGTATTTTACTTGCTGAAATGAACAAAGAGCTTAAAGGATTAAG ATGTGTGATCAGTGGTTCTGGAAAGATAGCAATGCatgttttggaaaaacttttgcctTGTGGAGCCATTCCTGTTACTGTCTCAG ATTCAAAGGGATATTTGTTAGATGAAGATGGATTCGATTATATGAAATATTCACTTCTAAGGGATATTAAGGCTCAGCAAAAGAGCCTCAA GGAGTACTTGAAATCATATCCACATGCCAAGTATATTGATGATGCAAAACCATGGAGCGAGCAGTGTGATGTTGCATTCCCTTGTGCATCACATAATGAGATTGACCAAGGGGAGGCCGTTGCGATCATCAACTCTGGTTGTCGTGTTCTTGTCGAAT GTTCAAATATGCCATGCACTGTTCAAGCTGTTGATATCCTAAGAAAGGCAAAAGTTATTGTTGCTCCAGCAAAGGCAACTGCTGCTGGTGGGGTAATGCACGGCTTGACTGCTCTTACAAATCCATTCACATGTCCTGGT GTAGCACTTGGAGAGCTTGAATTGAATCCAGAGTTTAATTTGATGCAGTTGTCAGTGGAGGATTTTGAGAATAAAATTCAA GATGCAATAAAGCAAACATATGAAAGGTCGATCAAAGCTGCTCAAGATTACGGGATCATGAAAGAGAGCCCTGA GTCTTTGGTCCATGGCGCGAACATTTGTGCTTTCCTTAATATTGCGCAAGCCATGGCTGACCAGGGATGTGTTTAG
- the LOC8078594 gene encoding RWD domain-containing protein 1 produces MADYEQEQDMEVEALQAILMDDIKEIDPSESGIATTARCFQILLSPQDDDFDESAYVPVQLALIFAHTEKYPDEPPLLNVKSVRGIKPHDLTSLKEKLEQEATENLGMAMVYTLVSSAKEWLSEKYGQNGGDEEPEETEAEEEEVIIPHGEAVTVESFLAWRERFEAELALQRAKLMPDSALTAPKEKKLTGRQYFESGRHAVKGASTVADEDEEEEEDIEFDEDFEDDEEDMLEHYLAEQSGKSTA; encoded by the exons ATGGCCG ACTACGAGCAGGAGCAGGATATGGAGGTGGAGGCGCTGCAGGCCATCCTCATGGACGACATCAAGG AGATCGACCCAAGTGAGAGTGGGATCGCCACCACCGCCCGGTGCTTCCAGATCCTACTCTCTCCTCAG GATGATGATTTTGATGAGTCAGCTTATGTCCCAG TTCAACTGGCCCTGATTTTTGCGCACACTGAGAAGTACCCTGATGAACCTCCGCTACTGAATGTAAAAAG TGTACGAGGGATTAAACCACATGATCTTACATCCCTGAAGGAAAAGCTTGAGCAAGAG GCAACAGAGAATCTTGGCATGGCTATGGTCTACACTCTTGTTTCATCAGCCAAAGAGTGGCTAAGTGAGAAGTATGGTCAGAATGGTGGTGATGAGGAACCTGAAGAAACTGAAGCGGAAGAAGAGGAG GTTATTATACCACATGGTGAAGCTGTTACTGTGGAGAGCTTTCTGGCTTGGAGAGAACGTTTTGAAGCTGAGCTGGCCTTACAGCGTGCTAA ACTTATGCCAGATTCAGCTCTTACAGCCCCAAAGGAAAAGAAACTCACAGGACGGCAGTATTTTGAAAGTGGAAGGCATGCAGTG AAAGGAGCAAGCACAGTTGCtgatgaagatgaagaagaggaggaagacATTGAATTTGATGAGGATTTTGAAG ACGATGAAGAGGACATGCTTGAGCATTACTTAGCCGAACAATCAGGGAAGTCAACAGCTTAA
- the LOC8078593 gene encoding NADP-specific glutamate dehydrogenase isoform X2 produces the protein MNSMDEINLLRQAQRQHQHHLMVRGIGEEIDLEIGPGDDPSFSGASLVAVTSTHDAVVHADDHKSLLIPCSQTGAADGLAPQQQHLAQGEEEHDGMLRQPSGHTKKKKKVVKKWREEWADTYKWAYVAVHDNTTRIFCSVCKEYGRKHRRNPYGNEGSRNMQMSALEEHNNSLLHKEALRLQMASKEKLQPPEIERPVYVKALSKTAASILECVLRRDPHEAEYIQSIQEVVHSLEPVLVKNTQYIQILERLLEPERCFIFRVPWIDDRGEAHVNRGFRVQFSQALGPCRGGLRFHPSMSLSVAKFLAFEHTLKNALSLYKLGGAAGGSDFDPKGKSDNEIMRFCQSFMDELYRYLGPDQDFPAEDIGVGPREMGYLFGQYRRLSGHFQGNFTGPKIFWSGSSFRTEATGYGLVFFARILLAEMNKELKGLRCVISGSGKIAMHVLEKLLPCGAIPVTVSDSKGYLLDEDGFDYMKYSLLRDIKAQQKSLKEYLKSYPHAKYIDDAKPWSEQCDVAFPCASHNEIDQGEAVAIINSGCRVLVECSNMPCTVQAVDILRKAKVIVAPAKATAAGGVALGELELNPEFNLMQLSVEDFENKIQDAIKQTYERSIKAAQDYGIMKESPESLVHGANICAFLNIAQAMADQGCV, from the exons ATGAACTCGATGGACGAAATCAACCTGCTTCGGCAGGCGCAGCGGCAGCATCAGCACCACCTCATGGTGCGCGGCATCGGCGAGGAGATCGACCTCGAGATCGGCCCCGGCGACGACCCCTCGTTCTCCGGGGCTTCCTTAGTTGCCGTCACGTCCACGCACGACGCCGTCGTCCACGCCGACGACCACAAGAGCCTCCTCATCCCGTGTTCTCAGACCGGCGCGGCGGACGGGCTggcgccgcagcagcagcacctgGCGCAGGGGGAGGAAGAGCATGACGGGATGCTCAGGCAGCCGTCGGGGCacaccaagaagaagaagaaggtggTGAAGAAATGGCGGGAGGAGTGGGCGGACACCTACAAGTGGGCCTACGTCGCCGTGCACGACAACACCACCAGGATCTTCTGCTCGGTGTGCAAGGAGTACGGCCGGAAGCACCGCCGGAATCCATATGGCAACGAGGGAAGCAGGAATATGCAGATGAGTGCGCTTGAGGAGCACAACAATAGCTTGTTGCATAAGGAGGCGCTCCGGTTGCAGATGGCCTCCAAGGAGAAGTTGCAGCCTCCTGAGATCGAGAGGCCGGTCTATGTCAAAG CTTTATCGAAAACAGCGGCGTCAATACTTGAATGTGTTCTAAGGAGGGATCCCCATGAAGCTGAATATATACAGTCCATCCAGGAGGTGGTTCATTCCTTAGAACCTGTTTTGGTGAAGAATACCCA ATATATTCAAATTTTGGAGCGTTTGTTGGAACCTGAGAGATGCTTTATTTTCAGAGTGCCATGGATTGATGACAGAGGTGAAGCACATGTCAATAGAGGTTTCCGTGTGCAATTCAGTCAGGCGTTAGGTCCATGCAGGGGCGGTCTTCGATTTCACCCATCCATGAGCTTAAGTGTGGCAAAGTTTCTGGCCTTTGAACAT ACTTTGAAGAATGCTTTGTCACTATATAAACTTGGAGGTGCTGCTGGAGGAAGCGATTTTGATCCAAAGGGTAAAAGTGATAATGAG ATAATGCGCTTTTGCCAAAGTTTCATGGATGAGCTGTATAGATATTTGGGCCCTGACCAG GATTTTCCCGCTGAAGATATTGGTGTTGGTCCAAGGGAAATGGGTTACCTTTTTGGGCAGTATAGACGTCTTTCTGGTCATTTTCAG GGAAATTTTACAGGACCTAAAATTTTCTGGTCAGGGTCAAGTTTTCGAACAGAAGCTACTGGATACGGGCTG GTGTTTTTTGCGCGTATTTTACTTGCTGAAATGAACAAAGAGCTTAAAGGATTAAG ATGTGTGATCAGTGGTTCTGGAAAGATAGCAATGCatgttttggaaaaacttttgcctTGTGGAGCCATTCCTGTTACTGTCTCAG ATTCAAAGGGATATTTGTTAGATGAAGATGGATTCGATTATATGAAATATTCACTTCTAAGGGATATTAAGGCTCAGCAAAAGAGCCTCAA GGAGTACTTGAAATCATATCCACATGCCAAGTATATTGATGATGCAAAACCATGGAGCGAGCAGTGTGATGTTGCATTCCCTTGTGCATCACATAATGAGATTGACCAAGGGGAGGCCGTTGCGATCATCAACTCTGGTTGTCGTGTTCTTGTCGAAT GTTCAAATATGCCATGCACTGTTCAAGCTGTTGATATCCTAAGAAAGGCAAAAGTTATTGTTGCTCCAGCAAAGGCAACTGCTGCTGGTGGG GTAGCACTTGGAGAGCTTGAATTGAATCCAGAGTTTAATTTGATGCAGTTGTCAGTGGAGGATTTTGAGAATAAAATTCAA GATGCAATAAAGCAAACATATGAAAGGTCGATCAAAGCTGCTCAAGATTACGGGATCATGAAAGAGAGCCCTGA GTCTTTGGTCCATGGCGCGAACATTTGTGCTTTCCTTAATATTGCGCAAGCCATGGCTGACCAGGGATGTGTTTAG
- the LOC8075012 gene encoding uncharacterized protein LOC8075012 has protein sequence MEIIGFVTPIGPLSEENHKSDENLVPLECEGTMECNAQDNDAVGLDARVEGVVCEPTDLQKNIQVYDVELTVLGNYTGHGLPLDFLESKTTGEPIKGYPVDVDVLEDCSSASIHDHLPVIRRIGKKRLRRGHDGRWMKRTPLRFPAVSTAVRAVSTAAQTKKNSNEDPVFEECSLLLTLAAKASLLHT, from the coding sequence ATGGAAATCATTGGCTTTGTCACCCCTATTGGTCCTTTATCTGAAGAAAACCACAAGAGCGATGAGAATTTGGTGCCACTGGAGTGTGAAGGGACAATGGAATGCAATGCACAAGACAATGATGCTGTTGGGTTGGATGCAAGAGTGGAAGGTGTTGTCTGTGAGCCCACTGACCTTCAGAAAAATATACAAGTTTATGATGTTGAGTTGACTGTTCTAGGAAACTACACAGGTCACGGCTTGCCCCTTGATTTCCTTGAGAGTAAAACGACTGGTGAACCCATTAAGGGCTACCCTGTTGATGTGGATGTTTTAGAGGATTGTTCTTCAGCAAGTATTCATGATCACCTCCCAGTGATTAGGAGAATTGGGAAGAAGAGGCTGAGACGCGGACATGATGGAAGATGGATGAAGAGGACCCCACTACGTTTTCCGGCTGTGTCCACAGCTGTGCGTGCCGTGTCCACCGCTGCGCAGACAAAAAAGAACTCAAACGAGGACCCAGTATTTGAGGAATGCTCCCTTCTATTGACTCTAGCTGCGAAAGCCTCCCTGCTGCATACATGA
- the LOC8078593 gene encoding NAD(P)-specific glutamate dehydrogenase isoform X4 — translation MNSMDEINLLRQAQRQHQHHLMVRGIGEEIDLEIGPGDDPSFSGASLVAVTSTHDAVVHADDHKSLLIPCSQTGAADGLAPQQQHLAQGEEEHDGMLRQPSGHTKKKKKVVKKWREEWADTYKWAYVAVHDNTTRIFCSVCKEYGRKHRRNPYGNEGSRNMQMSALEEHNNSLLHKEALRLQMASKEKLQPPEIERPVYVKALSKTAASILECVLRRDPHEAEYIQSIQEVVHSLEPVLVKNTQVPWIDDRGEAHVNRGFRVQFSQALGPCRGGLRFHPSMSLSVAKFLAFEHTLKNALSLYKLGGAAGGSDFDPKGKSDNEIMRFCQSFMDELYRYLGPDQDFPAEDIGVGPREMGYLFGQYRRLSGHFQGNFTGPKIFWSGSSFRTEATGYGLVFFARILLAEMNKELKGLRCVISGSGKIAMHVLEKLLPCGAIPVTVSDSKGYLLDEDGFDYMKYSLLRDIKAQQKSLKEYLKSYPHAKYIDDAKPWSEQCDVAFPCASHNEIDQGEAVAIINSGCRVLVECSNMPCTVQAVDILRKAKVIVAPAKATAAGGVALGELELNPEFNLMQLSVEDFENKIQDAIKQTYERSIKAAQDYGIMKESPESLVHGANICAFLNIAQAMADQGCV, via the exons ATGAACTCGATGGACGAAATCAACCTGCTTCGGCAGGCGCAGCGGCAGCATCAGCACCACCTCATGGTGCGCGGCATCGGCGAGGAGATCGACCTCGAGATCGGCCCCGGCGACGACCCCTCGTTCTCCGGGGCTTCCTTAGTTGCCGTCACGTCCACGCACGACGCCGTCGTCCACGCCGACGACCACAAGAGCCTCCTCATCCCGTGTTCTCAGACCGGCGCGGCGGACGGGCTggcgccgcagcagcagcacctgGCGCAGGGGGAGGAAGAGCATGACGGGATGCTCAGGCAGCCGTCGGGGCacaccaagaagaagaagaaggtggTGAAGAAATGGCGGGAGGAGTGGGCGGACACCTACAAGTGGGCCTACGTCGCCGTGCACGACAACACCACCAGGATCTTCTGCTCGGTGTGCAAGGAGTACGGCCGGAAGCACCGCCGGAATCCATATGGCAACGAGGGAAGCAGGAATATGCAGATGAGTGCGCTTGAGGAGCACAACAATAGCTTGTTGCATAAGGAGGCGCTCCGGTTGCAGATGGCCTCCAAGGAGAAGTTGCAGCCTCCTGAGATCGAGAGGCCGGTCTATGTCAAAG CTTTATCGAAAACAGCGGCGTCAATACTTGAATGTGTTCTAAGGAGGGATCCCCATGAAGCTGAATATATACAGTCCATCCAGGAGGTGGTTCATTCCTTAGAACCTGTTTTGGTGAAGAATACCCA AGTGCCATGGATTGATGACAGAGGTGAAGCACATGTCAATAGAGGTTTCCGTGTGCAATTCAGTCAGGCGTTAGGTCCATGCAGGGGCGGTCTTCGATTTCACCCATCCATGAGCTTAAGTGTGGCAAAGTTTCTGGCCTTTGAACAT ACTTTGAAGAATGCTTTGTCACTATATAAACTTGGAGGTGCTGCTGGAGGAAGCGATTTTGATCCAAAGGGTAAAAGTGATAATGAG ATAATGCGCTTTTGCCAAAGTTTCATGGATGAGCTGTATAGATATTTGGGCCCTGACCAG GATTTTCCCGCTGAAGATATTGGTGTTGGTCCAAGGGAAATGGGTTACCTTTTTGGGCAGTATAGACGTCTTTCTGGTCATTTTCAG GGAAATTTTACAGGACCTAAAATTTTCTGGTCAGGGTCAAGTTTTCGAACAGAAGCTACTGGATACGGGCTG GTGTTTTTTGCGCGTATTTTACTTGCTGAAATGAACAAAGAGCTTAAAGGATTAAG ATGTGTGATCAGTGGTTCTGGAAAGATAGCAATGCatgttttggaaaaacttttgcctTGTGGAGCCATTCCTGTTACTGTCTCAG ATTCAAAGGGATATTTGTTAGATGAAGATGGATTCGATTATATGAAATATTCACTTCTAAGGGATATTAAGGCTCAGCAAAAGAGCCTCAA GGAGTACTTGAAATCATATCCACATGCCAAGTATATTGATGATGCAAAACCATGGAGCGAGCAGTGTGATGTTGCATTCCCTTGTGCATCACATAATGAGATTGACCAAGGGGAGGCCGTTGCGATCATCAACTCTGGTTGTCGTGTTCTTGTCGAAT GTTCAAATATGCCATGCACTGTTCAAGCTGTTGATATCCTAAGAAAGGCAAAAGTTATTGTTGCTCCAGCAAAGGCAACTGCTGCTGGTGGG GTAGCACTTGGAGAGCTTGAATTGAATCCAGAGTTTAATTTGATGCAGTTGTCAGTGGAGGATTTTGAGAATAAAATTCAA GATGCAATAAAGCAAACATATGAAAGGTCGATCAAAGCTGCTCAAGATTACGGGATCATGAAAGAGAGCCCTGA GTCTTTGGTCCATGGCGCGAACATTTGTGCTTTCCTTAATATTGCGCAAGCCATGGCTGACCAGGGATGTGTTTAG
- the LOC8078593 gene encoding NAD(P)-specific glutamate dehydrogenase isoform X3, whose translation MNSMDEINLLRQAQRQHQHHLMVRGIGEEIDLEIGPGDDPSFSGASLVAVTSTHDAVVHADDHKSLLIPCSQTGAADGLAPQQQHLAQGEEEHDGMLRQPSGHTKKKKKVVKKWREEWADTYKWAYVAVHDNTTRIFCSVCKEYGRKHRRNPYGNEGSRNMQMSALEEHNNSLLHKEALRLQMASKEKLQPPEIERPVYVKALSKTAASILECVLRRDPHEAEYIQSIQEVVHSLEPVLVKNTQVPWIDDRGEAHVNRGFRVQFSQALGPCRGGLRFHPSMSLSVAKFLAFEHTLKNALSLYKLGGAAGGSDFDPKGKSDNEIMRFCQSFMDELYRYLGPDQDFPAEDIGVGPREMGYLFGQYRRLSGHFQGNFTGPKIFWSGSSFRTEATGYGLVFFARILLAEMNKELKGLRCVISGSGKIAMHVLEKLLPCGAIPVTVSDSKGYLLDEDGFDYMKYSLLRDIKAQQKSLKEYLKSYPHAKYIDDAKPWSEQCDVAFPCASHNEIDQGEAVAIINSGCRVLVECSNMPCTVQAVDILRKAKVIVAPAKATAAGGVMHGLTALTNPFTCPGVALGELELNPEFNLMQLSVEDFENKIQDAIKQTYERSIKAAQDYGIMKESPESLVHGANICAFLNIAQAMADQGCV comes from the exons ATGAACTCGATGGACGAAATCAACCTGCTTCGGCAGGCGCAGCGGCAGCATCAGCACCACCTCATGGTGCGCGGCATCGGCGAGGAGATCGACCTCGAGATCGGCCCCGGCGACGACCCCTCGTTCTCCGGGGCTTCCTTAGTTGCCGTCACGTCCACGCACGACGCCGTCGTCCACGCCGACGACCACAAGAGCCTCCTCATCCCGTGTTCTCAGACCGGCGCGGCGGACGGGCTggcgccgcagcagcagcacctgGCGCAGGGGGAGGAAGAGCATGACGGGATGCTCAGGCAGCCGTCGGGGCacaccaagaagaagaagaaggtggTGAAGAAATGGCGGGAGGAGTGGGCGGACACCTACAAGTGGGCCTACGTCGCCGTGCACGACAACACCACCAGGATCTTCTGCTCGGTGTGCAAGGAGTACGGCCGGAAGCACCGCCGGAATCCATATGGCAACGAGGGAAGCAGGAATATGCAGATGAGTGCGCTTGAGGAGCACAACAATAGCTTGTTGCATAAGGAGGCGCTCCGGTTGCAGATGGCCTCCAAGGAGAAGTTGCAGCCTCCTGAGATCGAGAGGCCGGTCTATGTCAAAG CTTTATCGAAAACAGCGGCGTCAATACTTGAATGTGTTCTAAGGAGGGATCCCCATGAAGCTGAATATATACAGTCCATCCAGGAGGTGGTTCATTCCTTAGAACCTGTTTTGGTGAAGAATACCCA AGTGCCATGGATTGATGACAGAGGTGAAGCACATGTCAATAGAGGTTTCCGTGTGCAATTCAGTCAGGCGTTAGGTCCATGCAGGGGCGGTCTTCGATTTCACCCATCCATGAGCTTAAGTGTGGCAAAGTTTCTGGCCTTTGAACAT ACTTTGAAGAATGCTTTGTCACTATATAAACTTGGAGGTGCTGCTGGAGGAAGCGATTTTGATCCAAAGGGTAAAAGTGATAATGAG ATAATGCGCTTTTGCCAAAGTTTCATGGATGAGCTGTATAGATATTTGGGCCCTGACCAG GATTTTCCCGCTGAAGATATTGGTGTTGGTCCAAGGGAAATGGGTTACCTTTTTGGGCAGTATAGACGTCTTTCTGGTCATTTTCAG GGAAATTTTACAGGACCTAAAATTTTCTGGTCAGGGTCAAGTTTTCGAACAGAAGCTACTGGATACGGGCTG GTGTTTTTTGCGCGTATTTTACTTGCTGAAATGAACAAAGAGCTTAAAGGATTAAG ATGTGTGATCAGTGGTTCTGGAAAGATAGCAATGCatgttttggaaaaacttttgcctTGTGGAGCCATTCCTGTTACTGTCTCAG ATTCAAAGGGATATTTGTTAGATGAAGATGGATTCGATTATATGAAATATTCACTTCTAAGGGATATTAAGGCTCAGCAAAAGAGCCTCAA GGAGTACTTGAAATCATATCCACATGCCAAGTATATTGATGATGCAAAACCATGGAGCGAGCAGTGTGATGTTGCATTCCCTTGTGCATCACATAATGAGATTGACCAAGGGGAGGCCGTTGCGATCATCAACTCTGGTTGTCGTGTTCTTGTCGAAT GTTCAAATATGCCATGCACTGTTCAAGCTGTTGATATCCTAAGAAAGGCAAAAGTTATTGTTGCTCCAGCAAAGGCAACTGCTGCTGGTGGGGTAATGCACGGCTTGACTGCTCTTACAAATCCATTCACATGTCCTGGT GTAGCACTTGGAGAGCTTGAATTGAATCCAGAGTTTAATTTGATGCAGTTGTCAGTGGAGGATTTTGAGAATAAAATTCAA GATGCAATAAAGCAAACATATGAAAGGTCGATCAAAGCTGCTCAAGATTACGGGATCATGAAAGAGAGCCCTGA GTCTTTGGTCCATGGCGCGAACATTTGTGCTTTCCTTAATATTGCGCAAGCCATGGCTGACCAGGGATGTGTTTAG